In the genome of Candidatus Campbellbacteria bacterium, one region contains:
- a CDS encoding FkbM family methyltransferase, translated as MNALFHKKVKTLSEITPSFFFIQIGAKGGGWPDPIRRYVLKYNWQGIFVEPIPYWFKKLKKTYTNALNVSFENVAIAEENTKRVFYHVRESNWYLRLIGGSLSSFSKENILKHVRWWRPPGLRSNIIESTLNCLSFNTLLQKYGVQKIDLLVIDTEGYDFKILAQVPFNRIRPSMIYYEHKHLSAEEKTAGEILLKSNGYQFKNGVRNTFAWTN; from the coding sequence ATGAATGCTTTGTTTCATAAAAAAGTGAAAACCCTCTCGGAAATAACCCCCAGTTTTTTCTTTATACAAATCGGCGCGAAAGGTGGGGGGTGGCCCGACCCTATTCGACGGTATGTTTTAAAATATAACTGGCAGGGGATTTTCGTGGAACCAATTCCCTATTGGTTTAAAAAACTCAAAAAAACCTATACCAATGCGCTGAATGTTTCTTTTGAAAATGTTGCAATCGCGGAAGAAAATACAAAACGTGTTTTTTACCATGTGCGAGAAAGTAATTGGTATCTCCGCCTTATTGGCGGATCTTTAAGCTCGTTCTCTAAAGAAAATATTCTGAAGCATGTGCGGTGGTGGCGCCCGCCAGGACTACGTTCAAATATTATTGAAAGCACACTCAACTGTTTGTCTTTCAATACTCTCCTACAAAAGTATGGTGTTCAAAAAATAGATCTTCTTGTTATTGATACCGAAGGATATGATTTTAAAATACTCGCACAGGTACCTTTCAATAGAATTAGACCGTCTATGATTTACTACGAGCACAAACATCTAAGTGCCGAAGAAAAAACGGCTGGTGAAATACTTTTGAAATCAAACGGCTACCAATTTAAAAACGGGGTTCGAAACACGTTCGCTTGGACTAACTAA
- a CDS encoding YHS domain-containing protein — MNCCGNLNKSNSVENQVVCPIMGSPVDKAEAEKRGLVREYKGEKYYFCCNGCPEKFEKNPENYTKN, encoded by the coding sequence ATGAATTGTTGTGGAAATTTAAATAAATCAAATAGTGTGGAAAATCAGGTAGTCTGTCCGATAATGGGAAGTCCGGTTGATAAAGCAGAGGCGGAAAAAAGAGGGCTTGTTCGTGAATACAAAGGTGAAAAATACTATTTCTGTTGTAATGGTTGCCCGGAGAAGTTTGAGAAGAATCCAGAAAATTATACTAAAAATTAA
- a CDS encoding lmo0937 family membrane protein, giving the protein MLTTIAIILVALWLLGFLGFPALGGFIHILLVIAIILFLIRVIRGENPLK; this is encoded by the coding sequence ATGCTTACGACAATTGCAATAATTTTAGTGGCCCTATGGTTACTTGGCTTTCTTGGTTTCCCTGCTCTTGGAGGTTTTATTCACATACTTCTCGTGATAGCAATTATTCTGTTTTTGATTCGTGTTATCCGCGGAGAAAATCCTCTTAAGTAA
- a CDS encoding M48 family metallopeptidase encodes MSSLYSNKENNITKTWLLMVGFLCIIVVVGWFFGQVYGAPEIVYAAVIFSLVMNIGSYWYSDKLALSLSGARPAVREEFFDLYTVTENLSITAGIPMPKIYVITDDAPNAFATGRNPEHATIAVTTGLLHMLDRSELEGVIAHELSHIRNWDILLSTVVVIIVGFLSLLSDFFLRTSRHIRGGDDNRGNALFVIAGIVLAILTPIAGLCIQLAISRKREFLADASGALLTRYPEGLAGALSKISSYTQPMKRVHKATAHLFISSPLGGGHEKKIGFWRKLFLTHPPVSERIGALLGKN; translated from the coding sequence ATGAGCTCCTTATACTCCAATAAAGAAAATAATATTACCAAAACATGGCTTCTTATGGTTGGTTTTTTGTGCATTATTGTAGTTGTTGGTTGGTTTTTCGGACAAGTATATGGCGCACCAGAAATTGTGTATGCGGCTGTTATTTTTAGTTTGGTGATGAATATAGGAAGCTATTGGTACTCCGACAAATTGGCACTTTCTCTGTCTGGTGCACGCCCCGCAGTACGTGAAGAGTTTTTTGATTTATACACCGTTACAGAAAATCTCTCCATTACTGCAGGTATTCCGATGCCAAAAATCTACGTGATTACTGATGATGCTCCGAATGCATTTGCGACTGGGCGAAATCCAGAGCATGCAACAATTGCCGTAACAACAGGGTTGCTACATATGTTAGATAGATCAGAGCTTGAGGGTGTCATTGCCCACGAACTCTCACACATACGCAATTGGGACATCCTTTTGTCGACAGTTGTTGTGATTATTGTTGGTTTTTTAAGTCTGCTCTCTGATTTTTTCTTGCGTACGTCGCGTCATATTCGAGGGGGTGATGACAATCGAGGAAACGCACTTTTTGTTATTGCCGGCATTGTACTTGCTATTCTGACGCCAATTGCAGGTCTGTGCATACAGCTCGCTATTTCACGCAAACGTGAGTTTCTAGCAGATGCATCGGGGGCATTGCTTACGCGCTATCCAGAAGGGCTTGCAGGAGCGCTCTCGAAGATATCCTCATATACACAACCCATGAAGCGAGTACACAAAGCTACAGCACATCTTTTTATTAGTAGTCCGCTTGGTGGAGGACACGAGAAAAAAATTGGTTTCTGGAGAAAGTTGTTTTTGACTCACCCGCCAGTTTCCGAAAGAATCGGAGCACTTCTTGGAAAAAACTAG
- a CDS encoding NUDIX hydrolase, which yields MVEIHNKELHRVAITCIIYNTERKYLVTKRSPTKKVHPNKWTVPGGGLETDDYIHTPQTHGNAGWYGAVEKALRRELQEEVCVEVGKVEYLLDMTFIRPDGIPVLVLSYYAPYLSGDVELDEDAVEYKWVNLTEARELDLIAGIFEEIQEVDAILKTRTK from the coding sequence ATGGTTGAGATACACAATAAGGAACTCCACCGTGTTGCGATTACGTGTATTATCTATAACACTGAGAGAAAATATCTTGTTACAAAACGAAGTCCAACTAAAAAGGTGCATCCAAACAAATGGACCGTTCCTGGGGGTGGTCTGGAAACAGACGATTATATACATACGCCACAGACACACGGAAATGCGGGTTGGTACGGAGCAGTAGAAAAAGCTCTCAGAAGAGAACTACAAGAAGAAGTATGTGTGGAAGTTGGTAAAGTTGAGTATTTACTTGATATGACGTTTATTCGTCCCGATGGGATACCTGTGTTGGTCTTGAGTTACTACGCACCCTATCTTTCTGGAGATGTTGAGCTTGACGAAGATGCCGTAGAGTATAAATGGGTGAATCTTACTGAAGCGCGTGAGCTTGACCTTATTGCGGGTATTTTTGAAGAAATACAAGAGGTTGATGCAATCTTAAAAACGCGTACAAAGTAG
- a CDS encoding LemA family protein: MSPLTLLLIVIALVVVWAIFMYNRFIRFNNRTDEAWSDIDVQLKRRYDLIPNLVEAVKGYATHEREAFENVTKARAAAMGAQTVEQHAEAENALAGTLKSLFAIAEAYPELKANQNFLELQRELSDTENKIQAARRFYNTNVRDLNTAVDSFPSNVIARAFNFVKRAFFDADESEREPVKVQF; the protein is encoded by the coding sequence ATGTCACCACTTACACTGCTTCTTATAGTTATTGCACTCGTTGTTGTTTGGGCGATTTTTATGTACAACCGTTTTATTCGATTTAATAATCGAACCGATGAGGCGTGGTCAGATATTGATGTACAACTCAAACGTCGGTATGACCTCATTCCAAACCTCGTTGAGGCGGTGAAGGGATATGCAACTCATGAGCGAGAGGCGTTTGAAAACGTTACCAAGGCGCGTGCCGCTGCTATGGGCGCACAAACAGTTGAACAACACGCAGAAGCAGAGAATGCTCTAGCAGGAACTTTGAAATCACTCTTTGCTATCGCAGAAGCATACCCAGAGCTCAAAGCAAACCAGAATTTCCTTGAACTTCAACGGGAACTGTCCGACACTGAAAACAAAATTCAAGCAGCACGACGCTTCTACAACACAAATGTTCGCGACCTCAATACCGCAGTGGATTCATTTCCAAGTAATGTTATTGCTCGTGCATTTAACTTTGTAAAACGTGCATTCTTTGACGCCGACGAAAGTGAGCGCGAACCAGTAAAAGTGCAGTTTTAA
- the groL gene encoding chaperonin GroEL (60 kDa chaperone family; promotes refolding of misfolded polypeptides especially under stressful conditions; forms two stacked rings of heptamers to form a barrel-shaped 14mer; ends can be capped by GroES; misfolded proteins enter the barrel where they are refolded when GroES binds): MTSKKILFDTEAREALKCGIDKVAHAVRVTLGPRGRNAVLEKGYGAPMITNDGVSIAKEIELSDRFENMGAEIVKEVAGKTNDIAGDGTTTAIVLLQALVNEGLRHTTLGVNSMAIRHGMERAGEDVVKALHTLAKPIKNKEEIQQVAMISSESKELGKIIAETIDTVGKDGVVTVEESQTLGVDSEVVEGLAFDKGYISPYMVTNSERMEAEYRDVFIMVTDKKISVIKEVLPLLEGLAQSGTKELVIIADDIDGEALATFVVNKLRGGFNVLAIKAPGFGDRKKEVLADIAITVGAKVISEETGIKLEKATVEMFGKARRVVSTKDSTVIVGGKGKKADIDARVAQLQTQLKNTDSKYDKEKLQERIGKLSGGVAVIRVGAATETEMKYLKLKIEDAVNATKAAIEEGIVPGGGSALVKVAKKLSTGKEGTDAESIGYAIVVKALSAPLQQIAINAGKEDGLVIVEKVKQSGKNSGYNATDDTLVNDMLEAGIVDPVKVTRTALQNAVSAAAMLITTEVAIAEEPKEEKPVPHEHGGGMEY, from the coding sequence ATGACCAGTAAAAAAATTCTTTTTGATACAGAGGCGCGAGAAGCATTGAAATGTGGTATTGATAAGGTTGCACACGCAGTGCGCGTCACCCTTGGTCCGCGCGGACGCAATGCTGTTTTGGAAAAAGGATATGGTGCACCGATGATAACCAATGACGGCGTGTCAATTGCAAAAGAGATTGAACTCTCTGATCGATTTGAAAACATGGGCGCGGAAATTGTAAAGGAGGTTGCTGGAAAAACCAATGATATTGCCGGAGATGGCACAACAACCGCCATCGTTCTTTTACAGGCACTTGTGAATGAGGGACTGCGACACACAACACTTGGTGTGAATTCTATGGCCATTCGTCATGGTATGGAGCGCGCAGGTGAGGATGTGGTGAAGGCCCTGCATACTCTTGCAAAACCAATAAAAAATAAAGAAGAGATACAACAGGTTGCAATGATTTCTTCAGAATCAAAAGAGTTAGGAAAAATTATCGCCGAAACAATTGATACTGTTGGTAAAGACGGGGTGGTAACTGTTGAAGAATCACAAACGCTCGGTGTTGATTCTGAGGTGGTTGAGGGTCTTGCGTTTGATAAGGGATATATTTCGCCGTACATGGTTACCAACAGTGAGCGTATGGAAGCAGAGTATCGTGATGTGTTTATCATGGTAACGGACAAAAAAATCTCGGTCATCAAAGAGGTTCTCCCACTTCTTGAAGGGCTTGCTCAGAGTGGAACAAAAGAATTGGTGATTATTGCAGATGATATTGATGGGGAAGCACTCGCGACGTTTGTGGTTAACAAACTGCGTGGTGGGTTTAATGTGTTGGCAATTAAGGCTCCAGGATTTGGTGATAGGAAGAAAGAAGTACTTGCCGATATTGCCATTACTGTTGGTGCAAAAGTTATTTCAGAAGAAACGGGAATAAAGTTGGAAAAAGCAACGGTAGAAATGTTTGGAAAAGCACGACGCGTTGTGTCTACAAAGGATTCAACAGTGATTGTTGGAGGAAAAGGAAAGAAGGCAGATATTGATGCTCGCGTTGCCCAACTTCAGACACAGCTCAAAAACACAGATTCAAAATACGATAAAGAAAAACTTCAAGAACGCATTGGAAAACTCTCGGGCGGTGTTGCGGTGATTCGTGTAGGTGCTGCAACGGAAACCGAAATGAAGTACTTGAAACTCAAAATTGAAGATGCGGTAAATGCGACAAAAGCTGCCATCGAGGAGGGAATTGTTCCTGGAGGCGGTAGTGCATTGGTCAAAGTTGCTAAAAAACTATCAACTGGAAAAGAGGGAACAGACGCAGAAAGTATCGGATACGCCATTGTGGTGAAGGCACTGAGCGCCCCACTTCAACAAATTGCCATTAACGCTGGAAAAGAAGACGGACTCGTTATTGTTGAAAAAGTAAAACAAAGTGGAAAGAACTCTGGATATAATGCGACAGATGACACACTTGTGAATGATATGTTGGAAGCAGGAATCGTTGATCCAGTGAAAGTAACACGTACGGCCCTTCAAAACGCAGTTTCTGCGGCTGCTATGCTCATTACAACCGAGGTGGCGATTGCTGAAGAGCCAAAGGAAGAAAAACCAGTACCTCATGAACACGGGGGCGGAATGGAGTACTAG
- a CDS encoding co-chaperone GroES codes for MKKKQSKKTEKKSSVIPLGDRVLLKPLSTDEYGTKRASGIIIPETVDKERPEQGKIIAVGPGRYGDGKLVPVRVKVGDTVVFSKYGYDEIKIDGVEYFILKEDSILAVIK; via the coding sequence ATGAAGAAAAAACAAAGTAAAAAAACTGAAAAAAAATCAAGCGTCATACCTCTTGGTGACCGCGTACTTCTCAAACCTCTCTCAACAGATGAGTATGGAACAAAACGCGCTTCGGGCATCATCATTCCAGAAACCGTTGACAAAGAACGACCAGAGCAGGGAAAAATTATTGCCGTTGGTCCGGGGCGGTATGGTGACGGAAAGCTAGTACCTGTCCGGGTAAAGGTTGGCGACACGGTTGTATTTTCAAAATATGGATATGATGAGATTAAAATAGACGGTGTTGAATACTTTATTTTAAAAGAAGATTCTATATTAGCAGTGATAAAATAA
- a CDS encoding FAD-binding oxidoreductase has protein sequence MTEGLYGELARILSGDVHTDDETLQTYSTDTSLFTVQPQVVVSPRTVRDVCTLVSYADTHGTTLTGRSAGTGMDGGALSEGVVVDFGTYFKTIGTITADADGTTGHVSVQPGVFYRDFEKETLKRNFLMPSYPASRELCMVGGMTANNAGGELTLRYGKVENYVEQVKVVLSDGHEYTLAPLSHDALQKKLLQRDFEGDIYRQMYALVTGSQDIIQKARPKVSKNSAGYCLWNVYNREHDTFDLSKLFVGSQGTLGLITETTFRLIRPSKHSVMVIMFLDSLETIGTYVATTLTHKPTTFESYDDKTLKLALRFFWEFIKRLGVRNIFILLFNSLGEGWSMICHGIPKLVLQVTFDGDDESVLLSQAQQLVHDISPLSPRYSEVVSSSKEMAEYWLIRRESFNLLRHKVQGMKTAPFIDDIVVPPDVLTDFFPKLYAILEEYKQYMIHNIAGHIGNGNFHIIPLMDLTNEKARAIIPELSRRVYDLVLSYGGSITGEHNDGIIRTPFLKQQFGDDMYALFEKTKKIFDPKGIFNPGKKVPSTRAGQPTGTLGYAMTHIKKG, from the coding sequence ATGACAGAAGGTTTATATGGAGAACTGGCACGTATACTCTCAGGAGATGTGCATACGGATGATGAAACCTTGCAGACGTATAGTACCGATACGTCTCTTTTTACTGTTCAACCGCAAGTAGTAGTATCGCCACGCACAGTGCGGGACGTGTGTACTCTTGTTTCATATGCCGATACTCACGGAACAACATTGACGGGGCGTTCTGCGGGGACTGGTATGGATGGTGGCGCACTTTCAGAGGGTGTTGTTGTTGATTTTGGGACATACTTTAAAACTATTGGGACGATTACTGCGGATGCAGATGGAACAACGGGACATGTATCTGTACAACCAGGAGTTTTCTATCGTGATTTTGAAAAAGAGACACTAAAACGAAATTTTCTCATGCCGTCGTATCCAGCATCTCGTGAACTATGTATGGTTGGTGGTATGACGGCGAACAACGCAGGGGGAGAACTAACATTGCGATATGGAAAAGTTGAAAACTATGTTGAGCAAGTAAAAGTTGTTCTTTCTGACGGGCACGAATACACACTAGCGCCACTTTCTCATGACGCACTCCAAAAAAAACTACTTCAGAGAGATTTTGAAGGTGACATCTATAGACAAATGTACGCGCTTGTCACTGGTTCACAAGACATCATTCAAAAAGCGCGTCCAAAAGTGTCAAAAAACTCCGCAGGATACTGCCTTTGGAATGTGTACAACCGTGAACATGACACATTTGATCTCTCAAAGCTTTTTGTTGGGTCTCAAGGAACACTAGGACTTATTACAGAAACAACATTTCGGCTGATTCGCCCGTCAAAGCACTCAGTCATGGTCATTATGTTCCTTGACTCTCTTGAAACTATTGGGACCTATGTGGCAACGACGCTTACACATAAACCTACAACATTTGAGTCGTATGACGATAAAACGCTCAAACTTGCATTGCGATTTTTCTGGGAGTTTATAAAACGCCTCGGTGTACGAAATATTTTTATTCTGCTGTTTAATTCTCTTGGTGAGGGGTGGTCAATGATTTGTCACGGTATTCCAAAGCTTGTATTACAAGTAACCTTTGATGGGGATGATGAATCGGTATTGCTTTCCCAGGCACAACAATTAGTGCACGACATTTCACCACTTTCACCACGGTACAGTGAAGTAGTGAGTAGTTCAAAAGAAATGGCCGAATATTGGTTAATTCGCCGAGAGAGCTTTAACTTATTGCGCCACAAAGTACAAGGAATGAAAACGGCGCCGTTTATTGACGACATTGTTGTTCCACCAGATGTGCTGACTGATTTTTTCCCGAAACTATATGCCATTCTTGAGGAATACAAGCAGTACATGATTCACAACATAGCTGGTCATATTGGTAACGGCAATTTCCACATCATTCCACTTATGGACCTTACCAATGAAAAAGCGCGTGCAATAATTCCCGAGCTGTCTCGTCGTGTGTATGACCTCGTACTTTCCTATGGAGGTTCAATTACAGGAGAACATAATGACGGTATTATCCGTACACCATTTCTTAAACAACAATTTGGTGATGATATGTACGCACTATTTGAAAAAACCAAAAAAATCTTTGATCCAAAGGGAATTTTTAATCCCGGAAAAAAAGTTCCTTCAACGCGCGCTGGACAGCCGACCGGCACACTTGGATACGCAATGACTCATATCAAGAAAGGGTAG
- the secG gene encoding preprotein translocase subunit SecG yields the protein MATFIPFIQIGLALLLIVFILIQQSDAGLGSAFGSDDGGMRRTRRGAEKMLFTTTIVITVLFVVSAIVALLLQ from the coding sequence ATGGCGACATTCATTCCCTTCATTCAAATTGGCCTCGCACTACTTTTAATTGTGTTTATACTTATACAGCAATCAGATGCTGGTCTAGGAAGTGCGTTTGGAAGTGATGACGGAGGCATGCGACGAACACGGCGCGGAGCGGAGAAAATGCTTTTTACAACAACTATTGTGATAACTGTGCTTTTTGTAGTTTCAGCCATCGTAGCACTGCTTCTTCAATAG
- a CDS encoding peptide ABC transporter substrate-binding protein — MDREFHIPGTGHIHRAISSFSFLEKALVSVLFTIFIVSAVWILVRVHNNITVTIPAPGGTLSEGIVGTPRFINPLLAQTEADKDLTILVYSGLMRAQSGGELIKDLAESYSISDDGTEYIFSIRKDARFHDATPLTAYDVVFTVMSAQDPRIQSPKQNMWEGITVEALDEYTVRFTLSKGYAGFLGNTTLGILPQHIWGEVAAEDFHGSSYNVHPIGSGPYGVETVDINNDDSVQTYTLRSFAYNTLGAPYISRLVMRIFGNEKDLLDAYEQGKIEAFHGIDAFVTQRVLKTNDSLLPYPLPRTFGVFLNHNKKEIFTNVAVRKALSHALDRQEILKTVLDGFGTPLYDPLPPYITNSIGSSKTHTVEEARALLEADGWKRDAESGVYMKKDTSLSFTIKTVNSPELKLVAEFIQSQWNALGASVSVELFDLGQLDQMIIQPRDYDALLFGQALGRDADPYPFWHSSQRNAPGLNIALYTNADVDATLDELRGTLDVKERSALYTSFLDEWRSDVPAIFVYIPDFLYVLPEHIRGVTSGPVQEGAERFLDVNTWYINSQNVFSFLITGNTY, encoded by the coding sequence ATGGATCGAGAATTCCATATACCCGGAACGGGACACATTCATAGGGCTATATCGTCGTTTTCGTTTCTCGAAAAGGCGCTTGTTTCAGTTCTGTTTACCATTTTCATAGTAAGTGCGGTATGGATACTTGTGCGTGTCCACAACAACATCACCGTTACTATTCCAGCACCAGGGGGAACGCTTTCTGAAGGCATTGTTGGCACACCACGATTCATTAACCCACTCCTCGCTCAAACTGAAGCGGATAAGGATTTAACAATTCTTGTGTATTCGGGACTTATGCGCGCACAAAGTGGCGGAGAACTTATTAAAGATCTTGCCGAGTCCTACTCTATCTCTGATGATGGAACGGAATATATATTTAGTATCCGCAAAGACGCACGTTTTCATGACGCGACTCCGCTGACCGCCTATGATGTAGTATTTACCGTCATGAGTGCTCAAGACCCCCGCATTCAAAGTCCAAAACAAAATATGTGGGAGGGAATTACAGTGGAAGCACTTGATGAGTATACCGTTCGTTTTACTCTCTCTAAGGGATACGCTGGATTTCTTGGTAATACAACCCTAGGTATTCTTCCTCAACACATATGGGGGGAAGTTGCTGCTGAAGATTTTCACGGTTCTTCATACAATGTTCATCCTATTGGATCTGGACCATACGGCGTGGAAACTGTGGACATCAACAATGACGACTCTGTTCAGACATACACTCTTCGCTCTTTTGCGTACAACACTCTCGGTGCGCCGTACATTTCACGTCTCGTTATGCGCATTTTTGGAAATGAAAAAGATTTACTTGATGCATATGAGCAAGGAAAAATAGAAGCGTTCCATGGTATAGACGCCTTTGTTACACAGCGCGTTCTCAAAACAAACGACTCTCTCCTTCCGTACCCACTCCCTCGTACATTTGGCGTCTTTCTCAATCATAATAAGAAAGAAATTTTTACAAATGTTGCTGTACGTAAGGCGCTGTCGCATGCACTCGACAGACAAGAAATACTCAAAACAGTACTCGACGGTTTTGGAACTCCTTTATACGATCCATTACCACCGTACATTACCAACTCAATAGGTTCTTCAAAGACACACACTGTGGAAGAGGCGCGTGCCTTACTTGAGGCGGATGGATGGAAACGAGATGCTGAGTCTGGTGTGTATATGAAAAAAGATACATCTTTGTCGTTTACCATCAAAACCGTCAATAGTCCTGAACTCAAACTTGTTGCTGAATTCATACAAAGCCAGTGGAACGCTCTCGGCGCCTCTGTATCAGTTGAGCTGTTCGATCTCGGACAACTCGACCAAATGATTATCCAACCACGAGATTATGATGCACTTTTGTTCGGTCAAGCGTTGGGCCGAGACGCGGACCCATACCCATTCTGGCACTCTTCACAACGTAATGCTCCGGGACTCAATATTGCCCTCTATACAAACGCAGATGTTGATGCTACACTTGATGAACTACGAGGAACCCTTGATGTAAAAGAGCGCTCTGCCTTATACACATCATTTCTTGATGAATGGCGTTCTGATGTCCCAGCTATCTTCGTCTATATTCCTGATTTTTTGTATGTTCTTCCTGAACACATCCGTGGTGTTACTTCCGGACCAGTACAAGAAGGGGCCGAGAGATTCTTGGATGTCAACACGTGGTATATAAACTCACAAAACGTATTTTCTTTTCTTATTACAGGAAACACCTATTAG